DNA from Halorarum salinum:
GGCGACATGATCGAACTGGCCGAGGGGACCACGGGGTTCGTCGACGACATCACCCTCCGGTACACGAAGGTGTTCACCATGGACAACACGTTCGCGGTCATCCCCAACTCCGTCATCCGTGACGACCTGGTGAAGAACTACTCGGCCGAGGACGAGCGCACCCGCCTCCAGGTGGACGTCGCGGTCACCTACGAGTCGGACGTCGAGACGGCCCGCCGCCTCATCGAGCGCGCCGCCGCCGACTGCGAGGACGTCATCGAGGGCGGCCCGGACATCCGCATCGGGACCGCGCGCTACCCGGCGAAGCCGACCTGTTACATCGACCAGTTCGGCGACCACGGCATCCACCTGCGGCTCCGCTACTGGGCGCGGCGCCCGTACAAACTGCTCACCGTCAGGTCGAAGGTCCAGACGGAGGTGTGGCGCCTGCTAAACGAGGAAGGGGTCGACGTGACCATCCCCTACCCGCACCAGCACCTCGTGTTCGACGAGACGAGCGGCGTCGCGGACGTCCGCGTGGACGCGAGTCAGGAGCCGAGCGACCGGTCGGGACCCGCCGACCGGAACTGAACGCCGACCGGAACCGAACGCCGCCGCGCTGCTCGCCCCGCTCGTTCGGCGCCCCTCGCGGTCACCCCGGCCGCTCACTCCTCCAGTTCGAAGGCGACCTCCACCTCCGCCTGGTACTCCCGTCCCTCGACGCTGGCGATCTCGACGCCGAACTCGGTCACCGTCGCCCAGTGGACGTTGTCCAGCGTCTCCTCCGCGCGGTCGAGCGCGTCGTCCACCGCGCCGTCGAAGCTCTCTGTACTCCGGCCGATGAGGTCGATCTTCTTGAACACCATCTCCTCGTGCACCCGGTTCCCCTTGGGCCGCTCGCGTCGTAAACGCTGGGTCGGAACCGAGCCCCCGTCGCCGAACTGTTGCCGCCCGTGGGTCGGTCGGTGCCGCGCCGGACGGGCCTCCCGGCTTCCCGGTCGGGACGCTACGGTTCGTCGACCTCGCTTCCGCTGCTCCCCCCGTCACCGTCCAGGACGAGCCTGTCGACGCCGACCATCGCGAGGACGATTCCGGCCGTCGCCAGGAGGTGGACGAGCACCACCCCGAACACGAACCCGACCACGACCGCGGCCGAGCGGTCGGGCCCGAGGACGAGGCTGCCGCCGTCCCACCCGAGGTACGCCCACACCGCCGTCGGGAGGAGCGAGAGGTACGGCGACTGCGGGAGGAGCCTGCGGAGTTCCGGGCCCCTCGTGAACCCCTCGTACTGCTCCTCCCTGGAGACGAACGCCCAGTAGACGAAGATGAGCGTGTACATGATGCCGGACGCGAGCACGTCGGCGACCTCGCCGGGGTATCTGGTCTCGATGATCCGGAATATCGACACCGTCAGGAAGAATAGCGCGTACATCAACAGCGCGTGGGGAAACACCCACAGCTTTGACTGGGCGTCCGGGTGGTGCAAGACCCGCTCGGTCGCCCTGTACGCCCGGACGACCCCCGCGACCGACGAGACGAGAAACAGCACGAGCGCGGCGCCGATCCCGAGCCTGACGGCCCCCGTGTCGGCGTCCGCCAGGTCCGAGAGGTACACCGACAGCGCGGCGAAGACGCTGATCATCGTGAACAGCCGGTAGTTCTCGTTCATGAACGCGGTGACGGTCACCGGCGGCCCCCGGTCGGCCCGGCCGTCACCCTCGTCCTCCCCAGTCACGTCCCCCGCTCGTCGCTTGAGACCTGTAGCCCTTCTCCCGGCACCGGCCGGGGCGTCCCGGTCAGGACCGGGACCGGCGCTCGTCGAGCCGTTCGGTGAGCGCCCCGGTGATGTCCGTGAGGTGGGCGGTTCCCCAGACGGCGACGATGATGCCCCCGATGGTGTCGAACACCAGATCCAGCAGCGTGTCCTCCAGCCCGTACTGGGTGAGCACGGACGTCGTGCCGAGCGCGAGCGCGATCTCGGCCAGGGCGAACTCGAGCACCTCCCAGAACACCCCGAACGCCAGCACGAACAGGAGGATGAACACGAACATGAACCGCGGGGGGAGCGAGACGGCGTCCGAGTGCTCCTCTATCGCCCGCGTGACGGTGTACCCGGTCGCGGCCACGACCGACGACGAGAGCGCGTGAGTGAGGTGGTCCCACCACGGGACGTTCCGGTAGAAGTTCTCCGAGGCGCCCGGCAGGCCGACGGTGCCGAGCGCGTGGAGGAATATGGCGCTCGTGATCCACAGGGTCAGCCCCGCGTCCATCGGGAGGTCGTACTCCCGTTCGAGCAGCGCCGGTAGGTACGAGACGGCGAGCGCGACGCTCGCGTTCACGATGATGCCCGTGCTCCCGCGCTCCAGTCCGATGAACAGCAACCCGACGAGCACGATCTGCATCAGCCGGGTGAGCCGTCGCTGGCGGGCCGGCGAGATGCGGAGGCGGTCGCGCAGCCTCACAGTTCGGACACCTCCACGTCGATCCGGGTGTCCGCGTTCGACTGCCGCCGGAAGTAGAACTCGAACAGGAACCCGGCGACGACGCCCGCCACCGTCGCGGCGACGAAGTCGAGCATGAGCGCCCGCTCGACGACCTCCTCCGGCCGCCCGTCCAGCAGGAACCCCGTTCCGATCAACGCGTCCGAGGCGTATCTGAGCACGGCCCAGACGCCCGACGCGGCCATCGTCGCGATGGTGACGAAGAAGACCGCGAACCCGTGACTCATCCTGACCGGCGTGAACACGTCGAGCTCGACCGCGACGATGAGCGCGACCGCCGCCACCGCGAGATACGTCGTCACCCGCCCGGAGAACGTGATCCCCGCGACCGTCTCCCCGGTAAGCAGTACCCTCCCGACGGCGGGGAGGCCCGCGAGAAGCAGCAGTTCCCACGGCAACATGGCGGTGGCGTCGCGGAACGCGACCGCCGGTACGACCGCGATCGCCACGACGAGCAGCACGAACACCCCCCAGACGGCCTCCCCGCCCGTGAGGAGTTCCCCCAGCGCGCCGACGGTCATGACCGACAGCAGGAGCCAGCCACCCCAGGCGTTGAGTCGCTGGTCCTCGAGGACATCGCGTAGCCTACGTGCCTCCATGCGGGGTCCTTGAGACGGATGTGACAAAAACCGTTCCGTCACCCCCTCGGCGGTCGGTCACCCGAAGAGCGAGACGTACGCCACCGCGTAGGCAGCCGCGGCGACGGTCACCGCCGACAGCCCGGTGTAGGCCGCCCGCTCCGGCGCCGGCCGTGCGAACTCCCGTCTCCGGATCCGGACCCGCGGCGCGACCCCGACGAGCCCGACCGCGAGGACGCTGAACACGAACGGGTACGACAGGTCGAGCGTGGGCGCAGGGATGAGGAACGCGCTGGCGGCGTACCCCGCGCCGGCGGCCGCTCGGGCGTCCACGCGCGGCAGCGACCGCCCCTCGCGCAGTCGGGTCCAGACGAGCAGCGCGGCCCAGACGGTCGCGAGTTCGAGGCCAAACGCCCCCAGCAGGTGGAGCGTCGGGTCGGGGTGGAGCGTGACGGTCTCGATCGACGGCGACGCGAACGGGTAGAACAGCGCCGGGGGCTCGCCCGTGAACACGTCGCCGAACGGGTGGCTCGCGAGGCCGACGAGCGCCAGCGCGAACGTCCCCCGGGGGCCGAGGTCCGCGCGGCGGAGAACGACCTCGGCCACCGCGAGACAGGCGAGCGCGAAGGCGATCGCCACCAGGCCGGCGAGCACGCCGGAGAGGACGGCGGTCGTCGCGACCAGCGCCCCCGTAACCGCGACGCCGAGCGCGCGCGCCGGCGTCCGCCCGTCGACCCACGCAGCCGCGGCGAGCGCGGCGACCGGCGCGACGACGAGCGAGTGGGTCATCCCGCGGTGGACGACGTTCCCCGTCTCCCAGAACGCGGACGCGAGCTCGAGCGGACCGCCGCCGAGCGCGCCGGCGAGGCCGACGACGGCGTAGCCGATGTCGACGTCGGGAACGGCGGCGAACGCGGCCGCCACGGCGCCGAACACGAGGGCCCGACGCGGCGACTCGAACCGTGTGGCCGCGCCGGCCACCAGCGCGAACGCGAGGAGGGCGTGCCCGACGAACATGGCCCGATTTCGGGGCGGGGGGAGATAAGCCTCGTGCCCCCACCCGGGGGTCGGGCTACGGGATACGGGACGGACGCAGCGGAGGCTCCGGACGCTCGGGCGGGCAGTTCCGCCCTTCCAGTCGCTCAGCGGGCGGTCGGGTGACCTACGCGTCGTCGGCCAGTTTCGTCCACTCCTGCTCGATCCGGGAGTTCCCGCGGACCACCGTATCCCCCTCGACCCGAAGCCGCGTCTTGCGGAGTTCGATGGACCGCACCTCGCCGACCGTCCCGTCGACGT
Protein-coding regions in this window:
- a CDS encoding mechanosensitive ion channel family protein, with the protein product MQAGTATPTRTEVPVDGPAGSLLGFYNELLNFPGARAAVVLLFLAFGAVVSRYAIRLLGRPIARRFVRQSVAQTVLRGVHVGIILLFGFVGLGAAGIELGNIVLSVGVFSAVVGIILAPIVGSIINGLFVLADQPFEIGDMIELAEGTTGFVDDITLRYTKVFTMDNTFAVIPNSVIRDDLVKNYSAEDERTRLQVDVAVTYESDVETARRLIERAAADCEDVIEGGPDIRIGTARYPAKPTCYIDQFGDHGIHLRLRYWARRPYKLLTVRSKVQTEVWRLLNEEGVDVTIPYPHQHLVFDETSGVADVRVDASQEPSDRSGPADRN
- a CDS encoding metal-dependent hydrolase; its protein translation is MFVGHALLAFALVAGAATRFESPRRALVFGAVAAAFAAVPDVDIGYAVVGLAGALGGGPLELASAFWETGNVVHRGMTHSLVVAPVAALAAAAWVDGRTPARALGVAVTGALVATTAVLSGVLAGLVAIAFALACLAVAEVVLRRADLGPRGTFALALVGLASHPFGDVFTGEPPALFYPFASPSIETVTLHPDPTLHLLGAFGLELATVWAALLVWTRLREGRSLPRVDARAAAGAGYAASAFLIPAPTLDLSYPFVFSVLAVGLVGVAPRVRIRRREFARPAPERAAYTGLSAVTVAAAAYAVAYVSLFG
- a CDS encoding dodecin, with the translated sequence MVFKKIDLIGRSTESFDGAVDDALDRAEETLDNVHWATVTEFGVEIASVEGREYQAEVEVAFELEE